In one window of Bradyrhizobium sp. AZCC 1721 DNA:
- a CDS encoding PBP1A family penicillin-binding protein yields the protein MTFGQYLTQLRGAALAKWRRKADQRGKRTATKGEGEVRRRSIAIVAFIQGMVMATLVVAIVITGGILWALYGAPSADTPARFDRHSLLLKAADGRSLGRAGPLADVAARNAFPDLLVKAVLSIEDRRFYQHVGIDALAMLRAATVNLDSGGVVQGGSTITQQLVRLRGLVGREQSMNRKLREAFAALWLDFHMDKDAILTEYLNRVYLGGGAYGVLSAARVYFGKGLAALSLAEAAMLAGLIQAPSAYNPIRNPEAARQRAEQVLDAMVATGAIDERTASEAKGAPADAKTAAEFAPATSWFGDWIARHEYPKVAGKDARTVTVRTTLVPELQETAERIIADTLKMPQRGGPSQAAVVAMRPNGAVVALVGGRDYDESQFNRAADARRQPGSAFKLFVYYAALRNGFSLGDVIDASPLQVKRWEPQNFGGRRYGRMTLEQAFAQSVNTAAVRLATDIGFDKVVAAARDLGIDAPLPAVPSLALGTAELTLVDIAGAFASVRAGRRVDPFGITAVGPENEGLRTLGAPTGAELAFREELVTLLRGVVTDGTGRSADTGGFVAGKTGTSQDHRDAWFIGFNETLVVGVWVGNDDQSPMRGVTGGSLPVQIWSRFVEAAGAVAQKTGPRVAAVEPAPVIAPEAGSATERQGSADPVQCDVEMCANAYDGFRASDCTYQPRRGPRKVCAIPPQSAAITAETRTQLTSNPSCNVDVCYRRYRSFDQTDCSYQPYGGGPRRFCDAER from the coding sequence ATGACGTTTGGGCAATATCTCACGCAATTGCGGGGCGCAGCCCTGGCGAAGTGGCGGCGGAAGGCGGACCAGCGCGGCAAGCGCACAGCGACGAAAGGCGAGGGGGAAGTGCGGCGCCGCAGTATCGCCATCGTGGCGTTCATCCAGGGCATGGTCATGGCGACACTGGTTGTGGCCATCGTGATCACCGGTGGCATCCTGTGGGCGCTGTACGGCGCGCCGTCTGCTGATACGCCGGCGCGCTTCGACCGGCATTCCCTTCTGCTGAAAGCGGCGGACGGCCGCTCGCTCGGACGCGCCGGACCGCTCGCGGACGTAGCTGCCCGCAACGCCTTCCCGGACCTGCTTGTCAAGGCGGTGCTGAGCATCGAAGATCGCCGCTTCTATCAGCATGTCGGGATCGATGCCCTCGCGATGCTGCGCGCAGCGACGGTGAACCTCGATTCCGGCGGGGTTGTCCAGGGCGGGAGCACAATCACCCAGCAGCTCGTGAGGCTGCGCGGTCTTGTCGGGCGCGAACAGTCGATGAACCGCAAACTGCGCGAGGCATTCGCAGCGCTATGGCTCGACTTTCACATGGATAAGGACGCGATACTCACCGAATACCTGAACCGTGTCTATCTTGGCGGCGGAGCCTACGGAGTATTGTCCGCAGCTCGCGTGTATTTCGGAAAGGGGCTGGCCGCGCTTTCCTTGGCTGAAGCCGCCATGCTCGCCGGTCTGATTCAGGCGCCTTCGGCCTACAATCCAATCCGCAATCCTGAAGCCGCGCGTCAGCGGGCCGAGCAGGTGCTCGACGCGATGGTCGCAACCGGAGCCATCGACGAAAGGACCGCCTCGGAAGCCAAAGGCGCGCCGGCCGACGCAAAGACCGCTGCTGAGTTTGCGCCCGCCACCTCCTGGTTTGGCGACTGGATCGCCAGGCACGAGTATCCAAAAGTGGCCGGCAAAGATGCGCGCACCGTCACAGTGCGAACGACGCTGGTGCCGGAACTGCAAGAAACGGCGGAACGGATCATCGCAGACACGCTGAAGATGCCGCAGCGCGGCGGGCCATCACAGGCCGCGGTTGTCGCCATGCGGCCCAACGGTGCCGTTGTCGCCCTGGTTGGCGGACGCGATTACGATGAAAGCCAGTTCAATCGTGCCGCAGACGCGCGGCGGCAACCCGGCTCCGCGTTCAAGCTGTTCGTCTACTATGCCGCCCTGCGTAACGGTTTTTCGCTCGGCGACGTCATCGATGCCTCGCCGCTCCAGGTCAAGCGCTGGGAGCCGCAGAATTTCGGCGGCCGCCGCTACGGCAGGATGACTCTGGAGCAGGCTTTCGCGCAGTCTGTCAACACGGCGGCGGTACGGCTCGCGACCGATATCGGATTCGACAAGGTGGTTGCCGCGGCGCGGGATCTTGGCATTGACGCGCCGCTGCCGGCAGTCCCCAGTCTCGCCCTTGGCACCGCCGAGCTGACGCTCGTCGACATTGCCGGCGCGTTTGCATCAGTGCGTGCAGGTCGGCGGGTCGATCCGTTCGGAATAACGGCAGTCGGCCCGGAGAACGAGGGACTACGCACTCTCGGCGCGCCCACGGGCGCTGAATTGGCGTTTCGCGAAGAGCTGGTGACACTCCTGCGCGGCGTGGTGACGGACGGCACCGGCCGAAGCGCTGATACCGGCGGCTTCGTTGCCGGCAAGACGGGCACCAGTCAGGATCATCGCGATGCCTGGTTCATCGGTTTCAACGAAACGCTTGTCGTTGGCGTGTGGGTCGGCAACGACGACCAGTCTCCGATGCGGGGCGTCACGGGAGGATCATTACCGGTGCAAATCTGGAGCCGTTTTGTGGAGGCGGCAGGCGCGGTCGCGCAGAAAACCGGACCGCGCGTTGCCGCCGTGGAGCCTGCGCCGGTTATCGCACCGGAGGCGGGCTCGGCTACGGAACGCCAAGGCAGCGCGGATCCGGTTCAATGCGATGTCGAGATGTGCGCGAATGCCTACGACGGCTTCCGCGCGTCCGATTGCACGTACCAACCGCGCCGGGGCCCGCGAAAAGTGTGCGCGATCCCGCCGCAGTCGGCGGCGATAACCGCCGAGACCAGGACTCAGCTTACGAGCAACCCCTCCTGCAACGTGGATGTGTGCTACCGACGCTACCGATCGTTCGACCAGACGGACTGCAGCTATCAGCCGTATGGCGGCGGCCCGCGCCGTTTCTGTGACGCGGAGCGATGA
- the ku gene encoding non-homologous end joining protein Ku — MDYDDEDEEEEAVTFPRLQNTRTIQIERFLPAGQIESRYFEKPYYIMPREEISQESFAVIRDAMSREAVIGLARVVLSSRERPFLLEPTGRGLRGATLRFAHEIRNESEYFSEIPEIKLPPEMMKLAQHIIQTKSADFDPAMLEDHYRSALVRILRKKQAKRPAQAPPVKPLRENVVNLMDALRRSVAAERPAKPTRRSGAAKPATGRHGGRYRRAD; from the coding sequence GTGGACTATGATGATGAAGACGAGGAGGAGGAAGCCGTCACTTTCCCGCGGCTGCAGAACACGCGCACAATCCAAATCGAGCGCTTCCTTCCCGCCGGGCAGATCGAGTCGCGATATTTCGAGAAGCCGTACTACATCATGCCCCGCGAGGAGATCAGTCAAGAATCGTTTGCGGTGATCCGAGATGCGATGAGCCGAGAGGCCGTTATCGGCCTTGCGCGCGTGGTACTGTCCTCACGCGAGCGGCCGTTTCTACTCGAGCCGACGGGCCGCGGCCTCCGCGGCGCAACGCTGCGCTTCGCACACGAGATCCGAAATGAGTCGGAATATTTCAGCGAGATTCCAGAGATCAAGCTGCCGCCCGAAATGATGAAGCTCGCGCAGCACATCATCCAGACGAAGTCGGCCGATTTCGATCCTGCTATGCTGGAGGATCACTATCGCAGCGCGCTCGTGCGCATCCTGCGCAAGAAACAGGCGAAGCGTCCCGCGCAGGCCCCTCCAGTCAAGCCGTTACGCGAGAACGTCGTCAACCTCATGGACGCGCTCCGGCGAAGCGTCGCCGCCGAGCGCCCGGCAAAGCCTACCCGCCGGAGCGGCGCGGCGAAACCGGCCACGGGAAGGCACGGCGGGCGCTACCGCAGAGCCGATTGA
- a CDS encoding DNA topoisomerase IB, whose product MVEPPDSAQAIVDPRDAAESAGLSYVSVERPGIRRKKAGTGFSYTRPDGSRLEPDALKRIRALAIPPAWTDVWICPFPDGHIQATGRDAKGRKQYRYHARFREVRESTKYEHVVAFADALPSIRETVHEHMALRGLPREKVMATVVHLLETTLIRVGNDDYARQNNSYGLTTLKNRHVAIEGNEVRFRFTGKGGKQWSLHVRDRRLAKIIRACQELPGQELLQYIDEQGNCQDVTSTDVNEYLKAITGKDITAKDFRTWAGTVLAAMALSELESFDSAAQAKRNLRSAIEKVSARLGNTPTICRKCYIHPEVLNAYMDGNLVLEIKLQAESELRSAVENLKPEEAAVLALLRARLAKVAEQPKSADPNVLSGKREAFHNHGPRAQPSFLLKPPIQQAKKTADRP is encoded by the coding sequence CTGGTCGAGCCACCGGATAGCGCGCAGGCGATCGTCGACCCGCGGGATGCCGCCGAATCTGCGGGCCTGAGTTATGTTTCCGTCGAACGGCCCGGTATTCGGCGCAAGAAGGCGGGGACGGGATTCAGTTACACACGACCCGACGGCTCGAGGCTCGAGCCTGACGCGCTGAAGCGGATACGGGCACTCGCGATCCCGCCCGCCTGGACTGACGTGTGGATCTGCCCGTTTCCGGATGGCCACATCCAAGCAACCGGGCGTGACGCAAAGGGTCGCAAGCAATATCGCTACCATGCGCGCTTCCGCGAGGTGCGGGAAAGCACGAAGTACGAGCATGTGGTCGCATTTGCAGACGCCCTGCCTTCCATTCGGGAAACAGTACACGAGCACATGGCATTGCGCGGTCTGCCGCGCGAAAAAGTTATGGCAACCGTCGTACATCTCTTGGAGACCACGTTGATACGTGTAGGGAATGACGATTACGCCAGGCAGAACAACAGCTATGGCCTGACCACGTTGAAGAACCGGCACGTGGCCATCGAGGGAAACGAGGTCCGTTTCCGATTCACTGGTAAAGGCGGCAAACAATGGTCGCTGCACGTACGAGACCGGCGTCTCGCCAAGATCATTAGGGCCTGTCAGGAGCTCCCCGGGCAGGAGCTCCTTCAGTACATCGATGAACAAGGCAATTGCCAGGATGTCACATCGACCGACGTGAATGAGTATCTCAAGGCAATTACCGGTAAAGACATTACGGCAAAGGATTTCCGAACCTGGGCGGGGACGGTGCTGGCGGCCATGGCCTTGAGCGAACTTGAGAGCTTCGATAGTGCCGCTCAGGCCAAACGCAATCTTCGCAGCGCGATCGAAAAAGTCTCCGCACGGCTCGGCAACACGCCGACGATCTGCAGGAAGTGCTACATCCATCCGGAGGTGCTGAACGCCTACATGGACGGAAATCTGGTCCTCGAGATCAAGTTACAAGCCGAGAGCGAGCTTCGGAGCGCTGTCGAAAATCTGAAGCCGGAGGAAGCCGCCGTGCTCGCGTTACTGCGCGCCCGGCTCGCCAAAGTGGCCGAACAGCCGAAGAGCGCCGATCCCAACGTGTTGTCTGGCAAGCGGGAGGCATTCCACAACCACGGGCCACGTGCCCAACCGTCTTTCCTCCTCAAGCCGCCGATCCAGCAAGCGAAGAAAACGGCCGACCGCCCCTGA
- a CDS encoding PRC-barrel domain-containing protein, whose protein sequence is MARATAHPDHQCISSEDIQGTEVYGVGGQNIGEIDHLIIDKVSGRVAYAVMSFGGFAGWGALTYDTSLGGFRTSITEQQLKDARQFSDDSWQDRDWETRTHRYYGTPTYWEGRGGL, encoded by the coding sequence ATGGCCCGCGCTACAGCCCATCCGGATCATCAATGCATCTCAAGTGAAGACATTCAGGGAACCGAGGTTTATGGGGTAGGTGGACAGAACATCGGTGAGATTGATCACCTCATTATCGACAAGGTGTCAGGTCGCGTGGCTTATGCCGTCATGAGCTTTGGCGGATTTGCTGGGTGGGGCGCTCTAACATATGATACGTCGCTTGGTGGTTTTCGAACCAGTATCACCGAGCAACAGCTGAAGGATGCGCGTCAGTTCAGTGACGACTCCTGGCAGGATAGAGATTGGGAAACGCGCACCCATCGGTACTACGGAACGCCTACGTACTGGGAGGGGCGCGGTGGCCTATAA
- the ligD gene encoding non-homologous end-joining DNA ligase: MPGFIKPQLATLRSTAPKGDQWLHEIKFDGYRVQVHVNNGRKKVYTRTGLDWTKRFSVIAGALDIPGQAIIDGEVVVILEGRTNFSELQAELAAGRQDRLVFYAFDLLWRDGEVRSRPQIERKQRLLDLLSENDIELPVLFSEHLVGDGQKMFEHATKLNWEGIISKRADAPYRSERNENWLKIKAVHKGKFPVVGFVKDPSGVAALYLGKQEGKELVYMGKVGTGWSRTVSSQIRKQLDTVVSPKSKLTRPIRKPKATWVEPKFFADVEYRDITSEGLLRASSFKALSRDNKS, translated from the coding sequence ATGCCGGGGTTCATTAAGCCCCAGCTTGCGACGCTGAGGTCGACGGCGCCGAAGGGCGACCAGTGGCTTCATGAGATCAAATTCGACGGCTATCGCGTTCAGGTCCATGTCAACAACGGTCGCAAGAAAGTCTATACCCGCACCGGGCTGGACTGGACCAAAAGGTTCTCTGTCATTGCTGGCGCCCTCGATATTCCGGGTCAAGCCATCATCGATGGAGAGGTGGTTGTCATACTTGAGGGCCGCACCAACTTTTCCGAACTCCAAGCCGAACTTGCCGCCGGCAGACAAGATCGTTTGGTCTTCTATGCATTCGACCTCCTCTGGCGCGACGGAGAGGTTCGCAGCCGACCGCAGATCGAACGCAAGCAACGCCTTCTGGACCTGCTCAGCGAAAACGACATCGAACTTCCGGTCCTGTTTTCCGAGCACCTCGTCGGCGACGGACAGAAGATGTTTGAGCATGCCACCAAGTTGAACTGGGAAGGCATCATTTCTAAGCGGGCTGACGCCCCGTATCGGTCGGAGCGAAATGAGAACTGGCTGAAGATCAAGGCCGTGCACAAGGGCAAGTTTCCCGTCGTCGGCTTTGTCAAAGACCCTAGCGGCGTGGCCGCGCTGTACCTCGGCAAACAGGAAGGCAAAGAACTGGTTTATATGGGCAAGGTCGGGACGGGTTGGTCTCGCACTGTTTCCAGCCAGATCAGAAAACAGCTTGATACGGTGGTCAGTCCCAAGTCCAAGCTGACCCGGCCCATCAGAAAACCGAAGGCGACATGGGTCGAACCGAAGTTCTTCGCTGACGTCGAGTACCGAGACATTACATCGGAAGGTCTACTACGTGCCAGCTCGTTCAAAGCATTGTCGCGTGATAATAAATCATAA